A single Venturia canescens isolate UGA chromosome 1, ASM1945775v1, whole genome shotgun sequence DNA region contains:
- the LOC122407439 gene encoding uncharacterized protein, with protein sequence MKQFNGAIVLLLLDALGVIPGWGKLMPVVQQSPDLAAVTANIMKSCYVEKVKEVGIVGDVPDSFFATLSTGEPIATVLIDNDERPVETDAVSKWSRHKLHVFVITAPSPLELERILVDLRNSRWWNHMAQFYILDSSAKETGCSGTFGFLWTAWRMDILGAKFICNQGADESLIYTFNPYTDYAPSPWKLERTYKGVNEHPWALLVQKYHERLNKCENIDFDPTKEAGKYEARMTVSESDVFLNSTKNGRISPYEHTDIFLQIMSRYMNITLKFVLHPTNESIHALSFPMAKNYVCNRWTLENWRVHRHHS encoded by the exons ATGAAGCAATTTAATGGTGcgattgttttattattactGGATGCACTTGGAGTCATTCCGGGTTGGGGAAAGTTGATGCCGGTGGTGCAACAATCTCCAGATCTCGCCGCAGTAACG GCAAATATAATGAAATCATGCTACGTCGAAAAGGTGAAAGAGGTTGGGATAGTCGGAGACGTACCCGATTCTTTCTTCGCCACTCTTTCGACAGGCGAACCGATTGCCACAGTTCTGATTGACAACGATGAAAGACCAGTTGAAACGGATGCGGTTTCGAAATGGTCTCGTCACAAACTGCACGTTTTCGTTATTACGGCGCCGTCGCCGCTAGAACTTGAGCGGATTCTCGTTGATCTCAGAAATTCACGCTGGTGGAATCACATGGCTCAGTTTTATATATTGGACTCATCCGCCAAAGAAACTGGGTGCTCGGGAACGTTCGGATTTCTGTGGACAGCGTGGAGAATGGATATCCTCGGTGCGAAGTTCATTTGCAACCAGGGTGCCGACGAATCGTTGATTTATACATTCAATCCTTACACCGACTATGCGCCGAGCCCATGGAAATTAGAGCGAACGTATAAAGGCGTAAACGAGCATCCGTGGGCTCTACTCGTTCAAAAATATCACGAACGTCTGAATAAATGTGAAAACATCGATTTCGACCCGACTAAAGAAGCTGGTAAATATGAAGCTCGCATGACAGTGTCGGAATCggatgtttttttgaattcgACGAAAAACGGTCGAATCTCTCCGTACGAACATACCGATATATTCCTGCAAATAATGTCCCGGTACATGAATATAACGCTCAAATTTGTGTTACATCCGACGAATGAATCTATACACGCCCTATCCTTCCCAATGGCAAAAAATTATGTCTGCAATCGATGGACCCTCGAGAATTGGCGTGTGCATCGTCATCATAGttaa